From the genome of Streptomyces sp. NBC_01317, one region includes:
- a CDS encoding helix-turn-helix domain-containing protein — MENTNALGEFLRARRELVRPGEVGINPHGLRRVPGLRREEVATLAGISADYYLRLEQGRDRNPSVQVLEALARVFQLDADATAYLIGLTRDRARGRARPADEKVPVSIRHLLAQMPMPALVQGKYFDVLGANPIATALSPSIAPGVNRLRSAFLDPRERALYRDWPQATAGVVAQLRAAVGADDGDPRFAALVGELSLKSERFRTLWARHDVRRRVSEISRLHHPEVGDLDLYRDKLAVTGTDGQLLVVYHAEPDTDSAHALALLGSLAATSAVEGAATRAPEDH; from the coding sequence ATGGAAAACACCAACGCGCTCGGCGAGTTTTTGCGAGCCCGGCGAGAACTGGTCCGACCCGGGGAGGTCGGGATCAATCCGCACGGGCTGCGGCGGGTGCCGGGCCTGCGCCGGGAGGAGGTGGCCACGCTCGCCGGGATCAGCGCGGACTACTACCTGCGCCTGGAGCAGGGTCGTGACCGCAACCCCTCGGTCCAGGTCCTGGAAGCGCTGGCGCGTGTCTTCCAGCTCGATGCCGACGCGACCGCGTACCTGATCGGCCTCACCCGCGACCGGGCGCGCGGGAGGGCCCGGCCGGCGGACGAGAAGGTCCCCGTCAGCATCCGGCATCTGCTCGCGCAGATGCCGATGCCGGCGTTGGTCCAGGGGAAGTACTTTGATGTCCTGGGCGCGAACCCGATAGCGACCGCCCTGTCACCGAGCATCGCGCCGGGTGTCAACCGGCTGCGTTCGGCTTTCCTCGACCCTCGTGAACGGGCCCTGTACCGGGACTGGCCACAAGCCACCGCCGGAGTGGTCGCCCAGCTGCGCGCCGCTGTCGGAGCTGACGACGGCGATCCGCGGTTCGCCGCGCTCGTGGGTGAACTTTCCCTCAAGAGCGAGCGCTTCCGCACTCTGTGGGCCCGTCACGACGTTCGTCGGCGGGTATCTGAGATCAGCCGCCTGCATCACCCGGAGGTCGGCGACCTCGACCTCTACCGCGACAAGCTCGCCGTCACCGGCACCGACGGCCAGCTTCTGGTTGTCTACCACGCCGAACCGGACACGGACTCCGCCCACGCGCTGGCCCTGCTCGGCTCCCTCGCCGCCACCTCCGCCGTCGAGGGCGCGGCCACCCGCGCCCCGGAGGACCACTGA
- a CDS encoding HAD domain-containing protein yields the protein MTARGNRPLLFLDVDGPLLPFGDGPQREPSGTASDSHLARLDPQVGPRLTALPCDLVWATTWEEEANTELAPRLGLPHLPVVNWPEPCASHEREDQWFGLHWKTRTLVEWADKRPFAWVDDEITDADRDWVSTHHPAPALLHHVASSRGLTDQDFGILDQWLRLA from the coding sequence GTGACCGCGCGCGGGAACCGTCCACTGCTCTTCCTGGACGTCGACGGGCCGCTCCTGCCGTTCGGCGACGGCCCACAGCGCGAGCCATCGGGCACCGCATCGGACTCACACCTGGCGCGGCTCGATCCGCAGGTCGGGCCGCGGCTCACGGCGCTGCCGTGCGACCTGGTCTGGGCCACAACCTGGGAAGAGGAGGCGAACACCGAGCTGGCACCACGGCTCGGCCTGCCGCACCTGCCGGTCGTGAACTGGCCGGAACCCTGCGCCTCCCACGAACGCGAAGACCAATGGTTCGGACTCCACTGGAAAACCCGAACCCTCGTGGAGTGGGCGGACAAACGGCCATTCGCCTGGGTCGACGACGAGATCACCGACGCCGATCGCGACTGGGTATCCACCCACCACCCCGCGCCGGCCCTCCTCCATCACGTCGCGTCGTCCCGCGGCCTCACCGACCAGGACTTCGGGATCCTTGATCAATGGCTGCGGCTGGCTTGA
- a CDS encoding alpha/beta hydrolase family protein: protein MKFLFRNESFSFETLRTAGYGTYGGADLGEVLATTRGIREKDERSWLRAWKATAERVHALGRDALAAGHRVSAREALLRASNYYRTAEFFLREHPATDPEVALLSGLARKTFASAATLLDTPVEEISIPYEATTLPGYLFLVDDSGRPRPTVVYNSGYDSTLEESYFAIAAAALRRGYNVLAYDGPGQGAALREQHLVFRPDWEAVVTPVIDYALTRKEIDADTITLFGYSLGGFLVARAAAFDHRVAALILDDGIYDFYAPFSDALPGFLETWIEQGHDDRVRPFLSLLTATDVGARWALRNGAWAMGAESFPDLIRKTRAYTLKGVADQVRAPTLIMDAEDDHFLKGQPQAAQSALTNAVTTLVTLTGAEGAGEHVHVGALTRAHQVMFDWLDDTLPSH, encoded by the coding sequence ATGAAATTCCTGTTCCGTAACGAGTCCTTCTCCTTCGAGACTCTGCGCACCGCCGGATACGGTACCTACGGGGGAGCCGATCTCGGGGAGGTGCTCGCCACCACCCGGGGCATCCGCGAGAAGGACGAACGCAGCTGGCTCCGGGCCTGGAAGGCCACGGCCGAGCGTGTCCACGCCCTCGGCCGGGACGCCCTGGCCGCCGGCCACAGGGTCAGCGCCCGCGAAGCCCTGCTGCGCGCCTCGAACTACTACCGCACCGCGGAGTTCTTCCTGCGCGAGCACCCTGCCACCGACCCCGAGGTCGCCCTGCTGTCCGGGCTGGCACGTAAGACGTTCGCCTCCGCGGCCACCCTGCTTGACACACCCGTCGAAGAGATCTCGATCCCGTACGAGGCCACGACGCTGCCGGGCTACCTCTTCCTCGTGGACGACTCCGGCCGGCCGCGTCCAACGGTGGTCTACAACAGCGGCTACGACTCCACACTCGAGGAGTCCTACTTCGCGATCGCGGCCGCGGCCCTGCGACGCGGCTACAACGTCCTGGCCTACGACGGCCCGGGACAAGGCGCCGCACTGCGCGAGCAGCACCTGGTCTTCCGACCGGACTGGGAGGCCGTCGTGACCCCCGTCATCGACTACGCCCTCACCCGCAAAGAGATCGACGCCGACACCATCACGCTCTTCGGCTACAGCCTCGGAGGATTCCTGGTCGCGCGGGCCGCCGCTTTCGACCACCGTGTCGCGGCCCTGATCCTCGACGACGGCATCTACGACTTCTACGCCCCCTTCTCCGACGCACTCCCCGGCTTCCTCGAGACATGGATCGAACAGGGTCACGACGACCGCGTGCGCCCGTTCCTGTCGCTGCTGACGGCAACCGACGTCGGGGCACGCTGGGCACTGCGCAACGGCGCCTGGGCCATGGGTGCCGAGTCTTTCCCGGATCTCATCCGCAAGACCCGGGCCTACACCCTCAAGGGAGTCGCCGACCAGGTCCGGGCACCCACTCTGATCATGGATGCCGAGGATGACCACTTCCTCAAGGGCCAGCCACAGGCCGCGCAGAGCGCGTTGACCAACGCCGTCACCACACTGGTGACCCTGACCGGCGCTGAGGGAGCGGGCGAACATGTCCACGTCGGCGCGCTGACGCGGGCCCACCAGGTGATGTTCGACTGGCTCGACGACACGCTCCCTTCCCACTGA
- a CDS encoding TetR/AcrR family transcriptional regulator, which produces MGRSRSFDEGEVLAAAEEQFWSAGYAAARVDDIATATGLGKGSLYGAFGDKHQLFLRVFDDYCAGLIEAVRRALEGTDAGAYERLRAHVVIAADVTASDVCLRGCLLAKGTAELSGQDEAVAATARKTFAAIEELISSCIAGAQRAGDIEQDADPTRLAGLLLAVLRGIEALGKGGSSPGALRAIAETALALLPRP; this is translated from the coding sequence ATGGGACGATCCCGAAGCTTCGATGAGGGCGAGGTCCTGGCCGCGGCCGAAGAACAGTTCTGGTCGGCCGGTTACGCGGCTGCGCGAGTGGATGACATCGCGACGGCCACCGGTCTGGGCAAGGGCAGCCTGTACGGCGCCTTCGGCGACAAGCATCAGCTGTTCTTGCGGGTCTTCGACGACTATTGCGCCGGGCTGATCGAGGCTGTGCGCCGGGCGCTGGAGGGTACCGATGCCGGCGCCTACGAACGGCTGCGCGCGCATGTCGTGATAGCGGCGGACGTCACCGCCTCGGACGTCTGCCTGCGCGGCTGCCTGCTCGCCAAGGGCACCGCGGAACTGTCGGGTCAAGACGAAGCCGTCGCGGCAACGGCGCGCAAGACGTTCGCGGCGATCGAGGAACTCATTTCCTCCTGTATCGCGGGAGCACAGCGGGCCGGCGATATCGAACAGGACGCCGACCCCACCCGTCTCGCCGGCCTGCTCCTGGCCGTGCTGCGCGGTATCGAAGCCCTCGGCAAGGGCGGAAGCAGCCCTGGCGCACTGCGCGCGATCGCCGAAACGGCCCTGGCTCTCCTGCCGAGGCCCTAG
- a CDS encoding nitroreductase family deazaflavin-dependent oxidoreductase: MPLQGEYLPGPKEWVSNQVAEYEGSGGTKGLFLREVPVVVVTSLGAKSGKLRKNPVMRVEHDGAYLAVASQGGAPTHPAWYFNLKAHPVAEVQDRTVKGDYLARELTGDERATWWERAVRIWPDYEVYQTRTNRLIPLFLLTPMT; the protein is encoded by the coding sequence ATGCCTTTGCAAGGCGAATATCTGCCTGGCCCCAAGGAGTGGGTGAGCAACCAGGTGGCGGAGTACGAGGGATCCGGCGGGACCAAGGGCCTGTTTCTGCGGGAGGTGCCGGTCGTCGTAGTGACGAGCCTCGGAGCCAAGTCGGGAAAACTGCGCAAGAACCCGGTGATGCGCGTCGAACACGACGGCGCGTACCTGGCCGTCGCGTCGCAGGGCGGCGCCCCGACTCATCCCGCCTGGTACTTCAACCTCAAAGCCCACCCCGTCGCAGAGGTACAGGACCGGACCGTAAAGGGGGACTACCTTGCACGGGAACTCACCGGGGACGAGCGCGCGACATGGTGGGAACGTGCCGTACGGATCTGGCCGGACTACGAGGTGTACCAGACAAGGACCAACCGTCTGATCCCTCTCTTCCTGCTGACGCCGATGACCTGA
- a CDS encoding transposase, with protein sequence MKRDPFQEKFDELTADLAPLFASRERRAHALDYLRGLMADLPRKNCWTTAEHAGQSRAFGLRRLLYQAAGDEEAVLRAVRRFVVRHLAVPGAVLVFDETGQEKKGGATAGVGRQYTGTTGQVSNAVVAVCCTYASSLGHCLIDVATSGPGSTPPRQRRNAGSSSC encoded by the coding sequence ATGAAGCGCGATCCGTTCCAGGAGAAGTTCGACGAGCTCACGGCCGATCTGGCCCCGCTCTTCGCCAGCCGTGAGCGGAGGGCTCACGCCCTGGACTACCTGCGCGGCCTCATGGCCGACCTGCCGCGCAAGAACTGCTGGACGACGGCCGAGCACGCCGGACAGAGCAGGGCCTTCGGACTGCGACGCCTGCTCTACCAGGCGGCAGGGGATGAGGAGGCCGTTCTGCGTGCGGTGCGCCGCTTTGTCGTACGCCACCTGGCCGTGCCCGGAGCGGTGCTGGTCTTCGACGAGACCGGCCAGGAGAAGAAGGGCGGGGCTACCGCCGGGGTCGGGCGTCAATACACCGGCACCACCGGGCAGGTCAGCAACGCCGTCGTCGCGGTGTGCTGCACCTACGCCAGCTCGCTCGGGCACTGCCTGATCGATGTGGCGACCTCTGGACCAGGGTCCACCCCACCTCGTCAACGGAGGAATGCTGGTTCCTCTTCTTGCTGA
- a CDS encoding IS256 family transposase translates to MLSVVNNDGTTEGGSLMDGIVREGARRMLAAALEAEVNQYIAELTDQRDEKGRRLVVRNGHHAERTVTTAAGPVPVKAPRVNDKRVDTETGERKRFSSQILAPWCRKSPKISEVLPLLYLHGLSSGDFVPAMEQFLGSSAGLSPATVTRLTKQWQDDHAAFQARDLSESDYVYVWADGVHPKVRLGQARSCVLVLMGVRTDGRKELIALAEGLRESTESWADLLRDCRRRGMRDPELVVGDGAMGLWRALTEVFPQARHQRCWVHKVRNVMNALPKSAQPGAKKALQEVYNAEGRDHAEKAVKEFERTYGAKWPKAVKKVIDETDELLAFYGFPAEHWVHLRTTNPIESTFSTVKLRTRVTRGAGSPAAALAMVFKLAESAQARWRAITAPHLVALVRNGATFKNGHLVERPEVSAA, encoded by the coding sequence GTGCTCAGCGTAGTCAACAACGACGGAACTACCGAGGGCGGCTCCCTCATGGACGGCATCGTCCGCGAGGGCGCCAGGAGGATGCTCGCCGCGGCCCTGGAGGCCGAAGTCAACCAATACATAGCGGAGTTGACCGACCAGCGCGACGAGAAGGGGCGCCGGCTTGTGGTCCGCAACGGCCACCACGCCGAGCGCACAGTGACCACGGCCGCCGGGCCGGTCCCGGTCAAGGCACCGCGTGTGAACGACAAGCGCGTCGACACCGAGACGGGCGAGCGCAAGCGGTTCTCGTCGCAGATCCTGGCTCCCTGGTGCCGGAAGTCGCCGAAGATCAGCGAGGTGCTGCCCCTGCTCTACCTGCACGGACTGTCCTCCGGTGACTTCGTGCCCGCGATGGAGCAGTTCCTCGGCAGCTCGGCCGGGCTCTCCCCGGCCACCGTGACGCGTCTGACGAAGCAGTGGCAGGACGATCACGCCGCCTTCCAGGCCCGCGACCTGTCGGAGTCCGATTACGTCTACGTGTGGGCGGACGGTGTGCATCCCAAGGTCCGCCTCGGCCAGGCCCGCTCCTGCGTCCTGGTCCTCATGGGCGTGCGCACGGACGGCCGCAAGGAACTCATCGCGCTCGCCGAGGGCCTGCGCGAGTCCACCGAGTCCTGGGCCGACCTGCTGCGTGACTGCCGGCGGCGCGGCATGCGGGACCCCGAGCTCGTCGTCGGTGACGGTGCGATGGGTCTGTGGCGCGCTCTCACTGAGGTGTTCCCGCAGGCCAGACACCAGAGGTGCTGGGTTCACAAGGTCCGCAATGTCATGAACGCGCTGCCGAAGTCCGCACAGCCCGGCGCCAAGAAGGCCCTGCAGGAGGTCTACAACGCCGAGGGCCGCGACCACGCCGAGAAGGCCGTCAAGGAGTTCGAGCGGACCTACGGTGCGAAGTGGCCGAAGGCGGTGAAGAAGGTCATCGACGAGACCGATGAACTCCTGGCGTTCTACGGCTTCCCTGCCGAACATTGGGTGCACCTCAGAACGACAAATCCAATCGAATCCACCTTCAGCACCGTCAAGTTGAGGACCCGGGTCACCCGTGGCGCCGGCAGCCCGGCCGCAGCCCTGGCGATGGTGTTCAAGCTCGCCGAGTCCGCCCAGGCCCGCTGGCGCGCGATCACCGCACCTCACCTCGTCGCCCTTGTCCGCAACGGCGCCACGTTCAAGAACGGCCACCTCGTCGAACGTCCCGAGGTGAGCGCAGCGTGA
- a CDS encoding winged helix-turn-helix transcriptional regulator: MNILELPVNRYCPIAHSLEVLGPKWNLLILREAALGRTRYAEFQKIGVPTNILLGRLESLVEAGLLDRRPYREPGKRARTEYLLTDAGRDTLPVLAALTAWGDQYARTSREPAMLLVDEATGQPVNLAFTDTNGTVVDPAHVRMIYGPGATQPTSESPSS; encoded by the coding sequence ATGAACATCCTTGAGCTCCCGGTGAACAGGTACTGCCCGATCGCGCACAGCCTTGAGGTGCTGGGCCCGAAGTGGAATCTGCTGATCCTCCGGGAGGCGGCCTTGGGACGCACGCGCTATGCGGAGTTCCAGAAGATCGGCGTGCCTACGAATATCCTTTTGGGCCGCCTTGAGTCACTCGTCGAGGCGGGACTCCTGGACCGCCGGCCTTACCGTGAGCCCGGGAAGCGCGCCCGTACTGAGTACCTCCTGACGGACGCGGGCCGCGATACGCTCCCGGTCCTCGCGGCGCTCACTGCCTGGGGCGACCAGTACGCGCGAACGAGCCGCGAACCCGCGATGCTCCTCGTCGATGAGGCCACCGGGCAACCGGTCAACCTTGCCTTCACCGACACGAACGGCACCGTCGTGGACCCCGCGCACGTACGGATGATCTACGGACCCGGCGCCACGCAGCCGACGAGTGAAAGCCCTTCGTCCTGA
- a CDS encoding GbsR/MarR family transcriptional regulator, which translates to MDDKIEQLREAAERLALTLSESGMQRTTARVMTALLFSRQTNMTAGGLCEELKISSGAVSNAVKQLIPTGIIERVPAPGSRRDHYRFREHAWATLMGNQNALLASMGDAAAEGIKVAGEDSVAGRRLAEMQDFYAFMGREMAALIDKWREQYDASLE; encoded by the coding sequence ATGGACGACAAGATCGAACAGCTGCGCGAAGCTGCCGAGAGACTGGCGCTCACTCTCTCCGAGAGCGGCATGCAGAGGACCACCGCACGAGTGATGACCGCCCTGCTCTTCAGCCGGCAGACGAACATGACCGCGGGGGGTCTCTGTGAGGAACTCAAGATCAGTTCGGGCGCGGTCTCCAACGCGGTCAAGCAGCTGATTCCCACCGGGATCATCGAGCGGGTCCCCGCCCCGGGCAGCCGCCGTGACCACTACCGGTTCCGTGAGCACGCGTGGGCGACCTTGATGGGCAATCAGAACGCGCTCCTTGCGTCGATGGGGGATGCGGCGGCCGAGGGCATCAAGGTCGCGGGCGAGGACAGCGTCGCCGGACGCCGGCTGGCGGAGATGCAGGACTTCTACGCCTTCATGGGGCGGGAGATGGCCGCACTCATCGACAAGTGGCGTGAGCAGTACGACGCGAGCCTGGAGTGA
- a CDS encoding GNAT family N-acetyltransferase, which yields MSINWITRAETSADIPTIHDITLAAFDTPLEADLVDALRADPSWIDGLSIVTTDQDGKLIGHALLTRCHIDDTPALCLGPVAVRPEYQKTGAGSAAIRAALQAAKELGEHFVIVLGHPTYYPRFGFTRASEYGIGLSIDVPDEAMMALTLDVDHPLPSGTVHYAAPFGI from the coding sequence ATGAGCATCAACTGGATCACGCGTGCCGAGACCAGCGCCGACATCCCCACCATTCACGACATCACCCTCGCCGCGTTTGACACTCCTTTGGAGGCCGACCTCGTCGACGCCCTGCGCGCCGACCCTTCGTGGATCGACGGACTGTCCATCGTCACCACCGACCAGGACGGCAAGCTCATCGGCCACGCGCTGCTGACCCGCTGCCACATCGACGACACCCCGGCCCTGTGCCTGGGCCCCGTCGCCGTCCGGCCCGAGTACCAGAAGACCGGCGCCGGCTCCGCGGCAATCCGCGCCGCGTTGCAGGCTGCCAAGGAGCTGGGCGAGCACTTCGTCATCGTCCTCGGACACCCGACGTACTACCCGCGGTTCGGCTTCACTCGCGCTTCCGAGTACGGCATCGGACTCAGCATCGATGTCCCGGACGAGGCCATGATGGCCCTCACCCTCGACGTCGACCATCCGCTGCCCAGCGGCACTGTCCACTACGCCGCACCGTTCGGCATCTAG
- a CDS encoding TetR/AcrR family transcriptional regulator, with amino-acid sequence MTMSKAQPRPASRAEQARQTKAGILAASLRLFAQHGYSATSFQDIADEVGLTKAAVSYHFPSKIELLRGVCDPVHETMTAVVDDASRLRTRRQRIDAMARGFVEVMISQRAVMGFLASDPAMSGPLQTDRSMDSLLERAIHVLYGDTPTGDQRLAVYAVPALGDALSALPQFTDEELRPILLRAVKRLVPER; translated from the coding sequence ATGACCATGTCAAAGGCACAACCGCGACCGGCATCACGCGCGGAGCAGGCCCGCCAGACCAAGGCAGGCATTCTCGCGGCCTCTCTGCGACTGTTCGCCCAGCACGGATACAGCGCGACCTCCTTCCAGGACATCGCCGACGAGGTCGGTCTGACCAAGGCGGCCGTGTCCTACCACTTCCCTAGCAAGATCGAACTCCTGCGTGGCGTCTGCGATCCCGTCCACGAGACGATGACCGCAGTGGTCGACGATGCTTCCCGGCTGCGGACCCGCCGGCAGAGGATCGACGCGATGGCCCGCGGGTTCGTCGAGGTCATGATCAGCCAGCGCGCGGTCATGGGTTTTTTGGCCAGCGACCCCGCCATGAGCGGGCCGCTCCAGACGGACCGCTCCATGGACAGCCTGTTGGAGCGCGCCATTCACGTCCTGTACGGCGACACGCCGACCGGCGATCAGCGCCTGGCCGTTTATGCCGTTCCTGCGCTCGGTGACGCGCTCTCGGCCCTGCCCCAATTCACGGACGAGGAATTGCGGCCCATCCTGCTGCGCGCGGTCAAGCGGCTCGTACCAGAACGCTGA
- a CDS encoding SDR family oxidoreductase, whose amino-acid sequence MTELLNSIILVTGANGGLGREFVRQALDRGAQKVYATARKPQDWDDPRIIPLALDVTDPASVAAAAEAANDTTVVVNNAGSGNRSRLLSITLSDLRSLYETNVFGPLTVAQTFAPVLAKNGGGSLVDIHSALSWVSTPSAYPSTKAAFWSLTNGLRIELAGQVTHVLGAHLGFADTRLTAGLDVPKEDPRDIVAAIYDGLEAGEHEVLADDATRKIKGKLSEPLEALYPQFAATPVEEQ is encoded by the coding sequence ATGACTGAGCTCCTGAACTCCATAATTTTGGTGACGGGCGCGAACGGAGGGCTGGGTCGCGAGTTCGTACGGCAGGCCCTCGACCGTGGCGCTCAGAAGGTGTACGCGACTGCCAGGAAGCCCCAGGACTGGGACGATCCCCGCATCATCCCGCTCGCCCTGGACGTGACGGACCCCGCTTCGGTCGCGGCTGCGGCCGAAGCGGCGAACGACACCACCGTGGTAGTGAACAACGCGGGCAGCGGCAACAGGAGCCGTTTGCTCAGTATCACTCTCAGCGACCTGCGATCGCTCTACGAGACCAACGTGTTCGGGCCGCTCACGGTGGCGCAGACATTCGCGCCCGTCCTCGCGAAGAACGGCGGCGGCTCACTGGTGGACATCCACTCCGCGCTCAGCTGGGTGTCCACGCCCTCGGCCTACCCGTCGACGAAGGCTGCCTTCTGGTCGCTGACCAACGGGTTGCGCATCGAGCTCGCCGGTCAGGTCACCCACGTCCTGGGCGCGCACCTGGGCTTCGCGGACACCCGTCTCACCGCTGGACTCGACGTGCCCAAGGAGGACCCGCGCGACATCGTGGCCGCGATCTACGACGGCCTCGAGGCGGGGGAGCACGAGGTCCTTGCAGATGACGCCACCCGTAAGATCAAGGGGAAACTCTCCGAACCGCTTGAAGCCCTGTACCCGCAGTTCGCTGCCACCCCCGTTGAGGAGCAGTGA
- a CDS encoding oxidoreductase: MTTTTPGGSLTLAEDLVISRMGYGAMQLAGPGVFGPPKDRDQALAVLREAIALGITHIDTSDYYGPFVVNELIKEALHPYPGALHIVTKVGARRDETGAWIPSLEPAALKTQVHDNLQHLGLEALDVVNLRLGSVEGTSEESIAEQFGALADLREQGLIRHLGLSGVSLTQLTEAQAIAPVVTVQNLYNLANRADDALVAHCAAQNIAFASFFPLGGFSPLQSQTLTDVATRLEASPQQVALAWLLQRSATTVLIPGTSSLSHLRENVSAADLVLPPDAVAELDTIAQ, encoded by the coding sequence ATGACCACCACTACTCCCGGCGGATCCCTCACCCTCGCCGAGGACCTCGTCATCAGTCGAATGGGATACGGCGCCATGCAACTCGCGGGTCCTGGCGTGTTCGGGCCCCCCAAAGACCGCGACCAGGCCTTGGCGGTACTCCGCGAGGCGATCGCGCTGGGCATCACCCACATCGACACCAGCGACTACTACGGCCCCTTCGTCGTCAACGAGCTGATCAAGGAGGCCCTGCACCCCTACCCGGGCGCACTGCACATCGTCACCAAGGTCGGCGCCCGCCGCGACGAGACCGGGGCCTGGATTCCCTCCCTGGAGCCCGCGGCCCTCAAGACGCAGGTTCATGACAACCTCCAGCACCTGGGCCTGGAAGCGCTGGACGTGGTCAATTTGCGCCTGGGCTCCGTCGAGGGAACCTCCGAGGAGTCCATCGCCGAGCAGTTCGGCGCCCTGGCGGACCTGCGTGAGCAGGGGCTGATCCGCCACCTGGGACTCAGCGGCGTCTCCCTCACCCAGCTCACCGAGGCCCAGGCGATCGCCCCTGTCGTAACTGTGCAGAACCTCTACAACCTGGCCAACCGCGCCGACGACGCGCTCGTCGCACACTGCGCGGCCCAGAACATCGCCTTCGCCTCGTTCTTCCCCCTCGGCGGCTTCAGCCCGCTGCAGTCGCAAACCCTCACAGACGTCGCCACCCGGCTGGAGGCCTCGCCGCAGCAGGTCGCCCTGGCCTGGCTGCTGCAGCGCTCGGCCACCACTGTCCTGATCCCGGGCACCTCCTCCCTCTCCCACCTGCGCGAGAACGTCTCCGCAGCCGACCTCGTCCTGCCCCCAGACGCCGTCGCCGAACTCGACACAATCGCCCAGTAG
- a CDS encoding SDR family NAD(P)-dependent oxidoreductase — MSTMNGKTALVTGASSGIGRAIARRFADDGARVYLTGRRADELEAAAKDMGPNAIALPCDVSQAADLDRVMDVIRSDGRRLDTVVANAGLGDGSFLSDVTEEQFDHVFGVNTKGSLLTVQKSLPLLTGSASVILLASSTIHQGADRMGVYSASKAAVRSLGRTWAAELAPRGVRVNVITPGPIATPAIERMADGLGLSIQDLHGAMAANVPLRRMGRPEEVAALAAFLAGSESSFITGAEHFVDGGQVQV; from the coding sequence ATGAGCACCATGAACGGTAAGACAGCCCTGGTCACAGGCGCTTCCAGCGGTATCGGCCGGGCGATCGCCCGGCGCTTCGCCGATGACGGTGCCCGCGTCTACCTGACCGGCCGACGCGCGGACGAACTCGAAGCCGCCGCCAAAGACATGGGCCCCAACGCGATCGCCCTACCGTGCGATGTCTCGCAGGCCGCCGACCTCGACCGGGTGATGGACGTCATCCGCAGCGATGGACGACGCCTGGACACGGTGGTGGCCAACGCCGGCCTGGGTGACGGATCGTTCCTCTCGGACGTGACCGAGGAGCAGTTCGACCACGTCTTCGGCGTGAACACCAAGGGCAGTCTTCTGACGGTGCAGAAGTCCCTGCCCCTGCTGACCGGGAGCGCTTCGGTCATCCTGCTGGCATCCTCCACCATCCACCAGGGCGCCGACCGGATGGGCGTCTACTCCGCGTCCAAGGCCGCCGTGCGCAGCCTCGGCCGGACCTGGGCCGCGGAACTGGCCCCGCGCGGCGTACGCGTGAACGTCATCACGCCCGGCCCTATCGCCACCCCCGCGATCGAGCGCATGGCCGACGGGCTCGGCCTGAGCATTCAGGACCTCCACGGTGCGATGGCCGCGAACGTTCCATTGCGGCGCATGGGCCGCCCCGAGGAGGTCGCTGCGCTGGCCGCCTTCCTGGCTGGCTCCGAGAGCTCCTTCATCACCGGCGCCGAGCACTTCGTCGACGGAGGACAAGTCCAGGTCTGA